The Methanosarcina barkeri str. Wiesmoor DNA segment AGTTAAGAATGTTCAATTTTTTCTGGCTAAGAAATATTTCCGGAAAAGGGGAATGTAAATTTTAATACTGGTATGTCCAATTCATACTGGCATTTGCGAGGTGAACATATTGGTCGATTTAAATGACAAGGTAATTAGAGGATACCTCCTGAGCCTTGTAGGGGAAGACGGGCTACAAATGATTGAAAAAATGCCTGAAGGCGAGGTTACGGATGAAGAAATTGCGGCAAAGACCGAGGTTCTGTTGAACACCGTGAGGAGAACTCTCTTCATATTAAACGAAAACAAATTTGCGATATGTCGTAGGGAGAGAGATTCAAACAGTGGGTGGTTAACATACCTCTGGCGCCTGGATTTTTCTGACATAGAGCACCAGCTTATGAAGGAAAAGAAAAAATTGCTCCGCAACCTGAAGACCCGCCTTGAGTTCGAAGAAAATAATGTTTTCTATATGTGCCCTCAGGGTTGTGTTCGCCTTCTTTTTGACGAAGCTACAGAAACCGAGTTTCTTTGTCCCATGTGTGGAGAAGACCTGGTCTTCTACGACAACTCCCATTTTATTGATGTCCTGAGAAAGCGTGTAGATGCTCTCAGTTCAGCGTAAGTGATCTCCCTTGATTACCAGAACCGAAGCAATAAAACTGCTTGAGGAAAGCGGATGTGCCCCAAATGTGATAGAACACTGTAAGGAAGTCGCATCACTCGCAGTTGAAATTGCAAATAAAGCAAAAGCAGCAGGGCATAACGTAAACCCGGAACTGGTAGAAGTCGGGGCTCTTCTTCACGATTTAGGGAGGTGTAAAACACATAAAATCGCTCATGCAGTAGAAGGGTACAGGCTAGCCAGGATCGAGGGAATCGAGCCCGAGATTTCCGAAATAATAAAAAGACATATCGGGGCAGGAATCTCAACAGAAGAGGCAAGGAGTTTAGGGCTTCCGGAGGACGATTATTTTCCACGAAGCCTTGAGGAAAAAATAGTTGCCCATGCCGATAACCTTGTTAAGGGAACGAGAAGAATTACTGTAGCTAAGAGAATTGAGCTCATGCGTAAGCAAGAGGTACCCGAAAATGTGATTCAGAGAATAAATAAGCTTGCTGAAGAGGTCGAGAGACTTTTTCTTTAAATTTTGGATTTTTCGAGATATCGGGAGTTTTGAATCTCCTGTAAACGAAAAGAAATAAAATTATTTTGCCAAATCTTCCTTCGAATTTAAATATAGACGCTTTCAATAAAAAAGAGAAGGAAAACTTATATATAGCGATATTAATAATGAGATAATGAAGTGCTAAATCCTGCTATTTAAGTTAAAAATACTTACCTCACTAAAACATTTTTTTTAGCGACATTTTCTCATTTTTAACTTATTATGAGGGTATGTTTATGGATAATGACAAATATCTAAAGGGCACAACTACCGTAGGAGTAGTTTGTACCGATGGTATCGTGCTCGCAAGTGAACAGAGAGCCACAATGGGGAATTTCATAGCAAGTAAAACTGCAAAGAAGGTTTACCAGATCGACGACCTTGTAGCAATGACTACTGCCGGTTCGGTAGGGGATGCCCAGCAGCTTGTGCGGCTCGTAAATGTGGAATCACAGCTCTATAAGATGCGTAGAAACGAGTCGATGACAATAAAAGGTATTGCGACTTTAATGTCAAACTTCTTAAATTCCAACCGTTACTATCCCATGATGGTCCAGCTCCTTATAGGGGGAGTTGACAAAAATGGGCCTGGGATTTACTCACTTGACGCTCTTGGTGGAAGTATCGAAGAGACACGAATTTCGGCTACAGGTTCCGGTTCTCCCATGGCATATGGGGTGCTTGAAGACCAGTACAGAGAAGATATGACTGTAAAAGAAGGCCTTGACCTTGCTATCCGGGCGATCCACAATGCGACTAAAAGGGATTCAGCGTCAGGAGAGAACATTGATGTAGTGGTGATTACTAAAGAGGCGTTCAGGAGGCTGGACCCTGAAGAAGTAAAATCCATAAGAGCTTCATTACCTAAATAACTTAAACTGTTGGTTTTTATTTTAACACTAAACTAACATCTTTTTCAACCTATCGTTTTTCCAATATCTATATACTTTTCCATTTTTTGACAAAAAGGAAGATTCTTGATGCCTATTGAAGATGTGCTATTAGACCTCAAACATAAAATTGAGAAAAATCTACCCGCGGGAGTTACAATCACCGACGTGGAATTTGAAGGTCCTCAGCTTGTTCTATATACTGAAGAGCCCCGCAAATTCGCGGACGACGGGAACATTATTCGCAACCTCGCAAAAGAACTCAGAACGCGGATTGCCATGCGCCCTGATCCCAGGGTACTTGCAACTGCTGAAGACTCTATTTCTATAATCGAAGAAGTTGTTCCAAAAGAATCCGTAATCTCAAGCTATTATTTTGACCCAGATTCCGGAGAAGTAATTATTGAAGCTGAAAAGCCTGGTCTTGTGATAGGAAAGCACGGAGCAACCCTCCGTGAGATCACAAAGCAGATTGGCTGGATTCCAAAGGTTGTGCGGACTCCCCCTATCAAATCCCGTACAGTAAAGAATGTAAGGGAATTTATGAGAAACAACCTCAAGGAAAGAAAAGAGATTCTTAAATCAGTGGGGAGGAAGATTCACAAAGAGTGTACCTCTAAAGATCAGTGGGTAAGGGTTACATCACTTGGGGGCTGCAAAGAAGTGGGGAGGAGTTGTTTCCTGCTCTCTACTCCTGAGTCCCGAATCCTGATCGACTGCGGAGTCAATGTAGGTTCGGACGAAAACATGACTCCTTACCTGTATGTTCCTGAAGTTTTTCCGTTAAAC contains these protein-coding regions:
- a CDS encoding transcription factor, with translation MVDLNDKVIRGYLLSLVGEDGLQMIEKMPEGEVTDEEIAAKTEVLLNTVRRTLFILNENKFAICRRERDSNSGWLTYLWRLDFSDIEHQLMKEKKKLLRNLKTRLEFEENNVFYMCPQGCVRLLFDEATETEFLCPMCGEDLVFYDNSHFIDVLRKRVDALSSA
- a CDS encoding HD domain-containing protein gives rise to the protein MITRTEAIKLLEESGCAPNVIEHCKEVASLAVEIANKAKAAGHNVNPELVEVGALLHDLGRCKTHKIAHAVEGYRLARIEGIEPEISEIIKRHIGAGISTEEARSLGLPEDDYFPRSLEEKIVAHADNLVKGTRRITVAKRIELMRKQEVPENVIQRINKLAEEVERLFL
- the psmB gene encoding archaeal proteasome endopeptidase complex subunit beta, which produces MDNDKYLKGTTTVGVVCTDGIVLASEQRATMGNFIASKTAKKVYQIDDLVAMTTAGSVGDAQQLVRLVNVESQLYKMRRNESMTIKGIATLMSNFLNSNRYYPMMVQLLIGGVDKNGPGIYSLDALGGSIEETRISATGSGSPMAYGVLEDQYREDMTVKEGLDLAIRAIHNATKRDSASGENIDVVVITKEAFRRLDPEEVKSIRASLPK